In Tubulanus polymorphus chromosome 2, tnTubPoly1.2, whole genome shotgun sequence, a single window of DNA contains:
- the LOC141900381 gene encoding arrestin domain-containing protein 3-like, producing the protein MDYIKRFDIELDKDVYYAGEKLKGNILVENIENIKIKGIRVNLRGKAHVEWKIMRSGERRTVKEDQLYLDEKLIVWGKGKDEEGPTPILPRGVHRFPMEFQLPESSLPCSFESKNGTIRYYLRVIIDIPYASPPQGIKYFTIIGPHIDCMDERYLTSISAEDQRNTYCFCCSQGPISLMANLDRSAYCCGEQMKLRCEVQNGSDENTWVIVRLLQYVEYFINKGVLGLSKELHHKVWEFKGPTVPPHHTEKLDDLYKQLQVPVMPTTIVDVCKVIQIYYVLRVSLGAEKSGEDLQIDFPLTIATVPFRIPNTQPPEVIFDTAVGSVEGGLYTSPEFQLGQVYDGTCGTEAGEDTILYRPVYVCVPHEKMTVTNSNNAATTNNDTDQDASPSPSAAGAGITAKETSEIVVAEKEIEVMEERTTTV; encoded by the exons ATGGATTACATCAAACGATTCGATATAGAACTGGATAAAGATGTGTATTACGCCGGTGAGAAGTTGAAAGGAAATATATTGGtggaaaatatagaaaatatcaaaatcaaag GAATTCGCGTTAATTTGCGAGGTAAGGCTCATGTGGAGTGGAAGATTATGAGGAGTGGTGAACGACGAACCGTTAAAGAAGATCAACTTTATCTCGATGAAAAACTGATTGTTTGGGGAAAAG GTAAAGACGAAGAAGGCCCGACGCCGATATTACCCAGAGGAGTTCACCGCTTTCCAATGGAATTTCAACTCCCCGAAAGTTCCCTGCCATGCTCATTCGAAAGTAAAAACGGTACAATACGTTACTATCTTCGTGTAATCATAGACATTCCATACGCCTCTCCACCGCAAGGGatcaaatatttcacaattattGGGCCACACATCGACTGCATGGATGAAAGATACCTG ACGAGTATATCAGCTGAAGATCAGCGCAATACGTATTGTTTCTGCTGTTCACAAGGTCCAATATCTTTAATGGCGAACTTAGATCGATCTGCTTACTGCTGCGGTGAACAGATGAAATTACGTTGTGAAGTGCAGAATGGCAGCGATGAGAATACATGGGTTATAGTCAGACTGTTACAG TACGTAGAATATTTTATTAACAAAGGTGTACTCGGCCTGTCGAAAGAGCTTCATCATAAAGTATGGGAATTCAAAGGGCCAACAGTACCTCCTCATCATACGGAGAAGTTAGATGATTTATACAAGCAACTGCAAGTTCCTGTGATGCCTACAACTATTGTCGATGTGTGTAAAGTTATTCAGATCTATTACGTGTTACGA GTTTCATTAGGAGCAGAAAAGTCGGGTGAAGACCTTCAAATTGATTTTCCATTAACTATCGCGACAGTGCCCTTCCGTATCCCAAACACGCAGCCACCCGAAGTGATCTTTG ATACGGCAGTTGGTTCAGTCGAAGGTGGATTATACACAAGTCCCGAATTTCAGTTAGGGCAGGTTTACGACGGTACTTGCGGTACGGAAGCCGGCGAGGACACGATTCTCTATCGCCCAGTATACGTGTGCGTCCCGCATGAGAAAATGACTGTCACAAACTCGAATAACGCGGCTACGACTAATAATGATACGGATCAAGATGCGTCTCCTTCTCCatctgctgctggtgctggcaTAACCGCCAAAGAAACCTCGGAAATTGTTGTTGCCGAGAAGGAAATTGAAGTTATGGAAGAACGAACAACGACTGTGTAA
- the LOC141900818 gene encoding rho-associated protein kinase 2-like, with the protein MAGKDDFQKRLQFVEAQVRDQASEMHVDGLIDSIIALVEDCRFPAIRRNKNVENFLARYERPAQILNNTRLKVDDFAMLKVIGRGAFGEVHLVRHKATKQVYAMKLLSKFEMIKRSDSAFFWEEREIMANANSEWIVQLHFSFQDTKSLYMVMDYMPGGDLVNLMGNYDIPEKWARFYCAEVVLALDAIHSMNFIHRDVKPDNMLIDGSGHLKLADFGTCMRMDKDGMVTSDTAVGTPDYISPEVLKSQGGNGYYGRECDWWSVGVVLYEMLVGETPFYADSLVGTYGKIMDHKNSLAFPDDIEISSKAKALICAFLTDRMERLGQHGIEEIKSHPFFKNDQWDWSNIRQCVPPVVPELTGDDDTSNFEPIDKDDGFDETFAQPKAFAGNHLPFIGFTYNRDHNILENSAGRDQGVNLTNSQVPNDVSAKLKQLEGQMNEERSSRQDIEHKYAKAIKDFERLSHDEAALRQENSEYQKTIALIKHDMKEVQRKYEIELENRRMKEKVLQEMEYQLVQEREARKHQASGTEQVNHRVNQLEKQIADLKDNLRVELDNCNKYKKMYGELQQRYNHMDQGYNDLHSKYNEITNEKMALEKDILMLQSTLEQERRIGSQKVEQINELERNGRTLESELMRIKERESAVQREKQELQQSIITIEKAKNKLDYEMKTQLMKMDQEARAHKETVDRFNQDKKHILMSTEEANMEAIREIQSKLDLEKLERQKVEQQLLDLEKREKEFLVDINELQQSKAGAKADLDAERQKTKELSLHVDQESQKRVSLQHELQVYQQQISATKTAEKQLNKEVTELKEEKRRLVQQIKKIRDEMNNTDLQMKELQDQLEAEQYFSTLYKTQVKELQEEVDEKTKIFQELDNEHKNLTQERDSVLAQLQLALAKADSEHLSRSLAEDSLSEVEKEKTMLELEVKELMSRHKAELHKKESVNSNLQTENSQMSKQVDHYKREIEELQGKLNKQNNELENMKTSNTDYDNEIEMLRKQLNNEKMKKTQAVNKLAEIMARKDITSSKGIRKANSADLRRKEKECNKLQQELTQEREKYNKAIEKYQKDYAYSELLLTEELTSRSALTRELDAKESEIEQLQLRLSLLQTDSLSVNSGDLELEDAISEKRLTGWLSVPNKANLKRFGWRKQYVVVSSRKILFYNDERDKQNADPVLVLDIDKLYHVRPVTQGDCYRAEARDIPRIFQLLYATEGENKKQTDNAVALPADDKAGMIEHKGHDMVVIHYRTPTSCESCNKPLWHMIHPPTALECRRCHVKVHKDHLDRNEEFISYCKVNLDVQASKEMLLLAPTPDEQKIWVKSLSKRISRKGITHQPSMDRGTPTGLRGSKPYASFGVKSAASKSSTLPPNMVPRQ; encoded by the exons ATGGCAGGAAAGGATGATTTTCAAAAGCGTTTGCAGTTTGTTGAAGCGCAAGTACGCGACCAGGCTTCTGAAATGCACGTCGATGGACTTATC gACAGCATTATAGCTTTAGTTGAAGACTGCAGATTTCCAGCGATACGCCGTAATAAGAATGTTGAAAACTTCTTAGCCAGAT ACGAACGTCCGGCTCAAATCTTGAATAATACAAGATTGAAAGTGGATGATTTCGCGATGCTGAAAGTGATCGGCAGAGGAGCGTTCGGAGAAGTTCATTTG GTGAGGCATAAAGCCACGAAACAGGTTTACGCGATGAAACTGCTGAGCAAATTTGAGATG ATAAAGCGATCCGATTCGGCTTTCTTCTGGGAAGAAAGAGAAATAATGGCTAACGCAAACAGTGAATGGATAGTTCAG ctACATTTTTCGTTTCAAGATACGAAATCGCTTTACATGGTGATGGATTATATGCCAGGGGGCGATCTAGTCAATTTGATGGGTAATTACGATATACCCGAGAAGTGGGCTCGATTCTATTGCGCCGAGGTCGTGCTCGCGTTGGATGCCATTCATTCCATGAATTTCATTCACCG cGATGTTAAACCGGACAACATGCTGATTGATGGCTCGGGACATTTGAAATTGGCTGATTTCGGTACTTGTATGAGAATGGACAAG gaTGGAATGGTCACGTCTGATACTGCTGTTGGTACTCCAGATTATATATCACCGGAGGTGCTGAAATCACAAGGTGGAAATGGTTATTACGGTCGTGAATGTGATTGGTGGTCAGTCGGGGTTGTTTTATATGAGATGTTAGTCG GTGAAACACCTTTTTACGCCGATTCACTCGTCGGTACTTACGGAAAGATTATGGATCACAAGAACTCGTTGGCATTTCctgatgatattgaaatttcatcgaaagCGAAAGCTCTTATCTGTGCATTTTTAACAGATCG AATGGAGAGGTTAGGTCAGCACGGTatcgaagaaattaaatctcacccatttttcaaaaatgaccAGTGGGATTGGTCTAATATCCGACAGT GTGTGCCACCGGTCGTCCCGGAACTAACCGGAGATGACGACACGAGTAATTTTGAACCGATCGACAAAGACGACGGTTTCGATGAAACTTTCGCTCAACCGAAAGCATTCGCCGGAAATCATTTACCGTTCATCGGTTTCACGTATAACCGAGATCACAA TATCTTAGAAAATTCAGCCGGCCGAGACCAG GGAGTAAATTTAACGAACTCACAAGTG CCGAATGATGTGTCTGCGAAACTGAAACAGTTAGAGGGGCAAATGAACGAAGAGAGATCATCGCGACAAGATATCGAACATAAATATGC AAAAGCGATCAAGGATTTTGAGCGTTTGAGTCATGATGAAGCCGCCTTGAGACAAGAGAATTCCGAGTATCAGAAGACCATAGCTCTGATTAAACACGATATGAAAGAG GTgcaaagaaaatatgaaatcgaACTTGAAAATCGACGCATGAAAGAAAAAGTGCTGCAAGAAATGGAATATCAGTTGGTACAAGAAAGAGAGGCTCGTAAACACCAGGCGAGCGGAACAGAACAGGTCAATCATCGCGTAAATCAACTGGAAAAACAGATCGCCGATCTGAAAGATAATCTACGCGTGGAGCTCGATAACTGTAATAAATACAAGAAAATGTACGGAGAGTTACAGCAG AGATATAATCATATGGACCAAGGCTACAATGATCTACATAGcaaatataatgaaattacAAATGAGAAAATGGCATTGGAGAAAGATATTCTAATGCTGCAGTCAACGCTTGAACAGGAAAGGCGTATCGGCTCGCAGAAAGTAGAGCAAATCAATGAATTGGAAC GAAATGGACGAACTTTAGAATCGGAACTGATGCGAATCAAAGAACGGGAAAGTGCCGTACAACGCGAGAAACAGGAATTACAACAAAGTATTATCACTATAGAGAAA GCCaaaaataaactagattaCGAAATGAAAACACAGTTGATGAAGATGGATCAGGAAGCTCGCGCTCACAAAGAAACCGTTGACAGGTTTAACCAAGACAAGAAACATATACTCATGTCGACTGAGGAGGCAAATATGGAAGCAATTAGAG AAATCCAAAGTAAATTGGACCTTGAAAAACTGGAACGTCAGAAGGTCGAACAGCAATTACTGGATTtagaaaaaagagaaaaggAATTTCTGGTAGATATTAACGAATTACAACAGTCTAAAGCTGGTGCTAAAGCAGACCTTGACGCCGAAAGACAAAAG ACGAAAGAGCTGAGTCTTCACGTTGATCAGGAGAGTCAGAAGAGAGTGTCGTTACAGCACGAACTGCAAGTCTATCAACAACAAATCAGCGCTACAAAAACTGCCGAAAAACAGTTAAACAAAGAAGTGACAGAAttgaaagaagaaaaaagacgATTAGTTCAACAAATCAAGAAAATAAGGGA TGAAATGAATAATACAGATTTACAGATGAAGGAATTACAAGATCAGCTAGAAGCAGAACAGTATTTCTCT ACGCTGTATAAAACTCAAGTGAAAGAATTACAAGAAGAAGTCGATGAAAAGACAAAGATTTTCCAAGAACTGGATAACGAACATAAGAATCTTACACAAGAGAG AGATTCCGTGTTAGCGCAACTACAGTTAGCGCTTGCAAAAGCTGATTCCGAACATTTATCACGATCGCTAGCAGAAGATTCATTGTCCGAGGTCGAGAAAGAGAAAACTATGTTAGAGTTAGAAGTTAAAGAGCTGATGTCTCGGCACAAAGCGGAATTGCATAAAAAAGAATCCGTAAACTCAAAT TTACAAACAGAGAATAGTCAAATGTCAAAACAAGTCGATCACTATAAACGTGAAATAGAGGAACTTCAGGGAAAACttaataaacaaaataatg AACTGGAGAATATGAAGACAAGTAATACTGACTATGATAATGAGATTGAAATGTTACGTAAACAGTTGAAtaacgaaaaaatgaaaaagaccCAG GCTGTGAATAAATTGGCAGAAATTATGGCGCGAAAAGATATTACATCTTCGAAGGGAATACGCAAAGCAAACAGCGCTGATTTACGCCGTAAAGAAAAAGAGTGCAATAAACTACAACAAGAACTGACACAA GAGCGAGAGAAGTACAACAAGGCAATCGAGAAATACCAGAAAGATTACGCGTACAGCGAGCTTTTGTTAACCGAAGAATTGACGTCACGTTCGGCTTTAACGAGAGAACTCGACGCTAAAGAAAgtgaaatagaacaattacaACTACGTCTGTCGCTGTTACAAACTGACTCTCTGTCGGTTAATAGCGGCGATCTAGAATTAGAGGATGCTATTTCGG AGAAAAGATTGACCGGTTGGTTGTCCGTTCCGAACAAAGCGAATCTGAAACGTTTCGGTTGGAGGAAGCAGTACGTGGTCGTCAGCAGTCGTAAAATACTGTTCTACAACGATGAAAGGGATAAACAAAATGCTGATCCGGTGCTAGTCTTAGATATTGA TAAATTATATCACGTACGTCCTGTAACTCAAGGTGATTGTTATCGTGCTGAGGCGAGGGATATTCCACGAATATTCCAG CTTCTCTACGCAACTGAAGGAGAGAATAAAAAACAAACCGATAACGCAGTTGCTTTACCTGCTGAT GATAAAGCAGGAATGATAGAGCATAAAGGTCATGACATGGTAGTTATCCACTATAGAACTCCTACATCCTGTGAATCGTGTAATAAACCCTTATGGCATATGATTCACCCGCCTACTGCTCTTGAATGTCGGC gatgTCACGTAAAAGTACATAAAGATCATTTAGACAGGAATGAAGAATTCATCAGCTATTGCAAAG TTAATCTGGATGTTCAAGCGTCGAAAGAAATGCTTCTGTTAGCGCCGACTCCCGACGAGCAGAAAATCTGGGTGAAAAGTCTGAGTAAACGAATATCACGTAAAGGAATAACTCATCAACCGAGCATGGACCGCGGTACCCCGAC GGGATTACGCGGTTCAAAGCCTTACGCTTCATTCGGTGTCAAATCTGCTGCTTCAAAGTCATCTACATTACCTCCGAATATGGTACCGAGGCAATAG
- the LOC141900308 gene encoding large ribosomal subunit protein uL13m-like has protein sequence MSHWRVVQWSTFARTWWLFDAAHQCPIKSSPLLVRYLVGKHKPIYHPFSDVGDHIVVINSRHVAMQDEKWRTHQYYHDTGYPSGKTYTRAWKIHEADPTKVLYKEIYVRMPKVNERKTMMKRLHIFPESDIPDDIRANITDQIRQIMPVPKRLDEYSPEERKTFPKLFDWDKDHVIYEGTRRLKEDDETYV, from the exons ATGAGTCACTGGAGAGTTGTT CAATGGTCGACATTTGCTCGGACATGGTGGTTATTCGATGCTGCCCATCAATGTCCTATTAAATCTAGTCCTCTTTTAGTTCGTTACTTGGTTGGAAAACACAAGCCTATATATCATCCATTCA GCGATGTTGGAGATCATATCGTCGTCATAAATAGTCGACATGTCGCGATGCAAGATGAAAAATGGAGAACTCATCAGTATTACCACGACACTgg ATATCCTAGTGGCAAAACATACACTCGAGCTTGGAAAATTCATGAAGCTGACCCAACAAAA GTGCTCTATAAAGAAATCTACGTGCGTATGCCTAAAGTCAATGAGAGGAAGACAATGATGAAACGCCTGCATATATTTCCTGAATCT GATATACCTGATGACATTAGAGCAAATATAACCGATCAAATTAGACAAATAATGCCGGTACCAAAACGACTCGATGAATATTCACCGGAAGAAAGAAAAACCTTCCCCAAACTCTTTGACTG GGATAAGGATCACGTCATTTATGAAGGCACAAGACGACTAAAGGAAGATGATGAAACATATGTATAA
- the LOC141900144 gene encoding uncharacterized protein LOC141900144 has protein sequence MMRISLITSIILFVFMIGETTGRSVQGALPDKTTSGRLTDNLALFMRFIEKIAREGKLEKQVYLKLKYIIGELQKENALNQNKTTKYDDKCYAVIVGIPVLLVFVVVGIGLATAGMLGRKINHARTEVTEQEFSNEDKIMALPPSYSSLAIDRAEYTTQQTREDIGSQTEQTSSVECSSQCQVRTTDVGAQCNNRYTVELRDFGV, from the exons ATGATGAGAATTAGCCTTATCACATCGATCATACTGTTCGTATTCATGATCGGAGAGACGACTGGTAGATCAGTGCAAG GCGCTTTGCCCGATAAAACTACTTCAGGTAGGCTTACTGATAACTTGGCGCTATTCATGAGATTCATCGAGAAAATCGCCAGAGAGGGCAAACTAGAAAAGCAGGTTTACTTGAAACTTAAGTACATCATTGGCGAATTGCAGAAAGAAAATGCTTTGAATCAAAATAAGACGACGAAATATGACGATA AGTGTTATGCGGTAATCGTTGGTATTCCCGTGTTATTAGTTTTCGTAGTTGTTGGTATCGGTCTCGCCACTGCTGGAAT GCTCGGGAGAAAAATTAATCACGCACGAACTGAGGTCACAGAACAAGAGTTTTCAAATGAAG ataAAATTATGGCGTTACCACCGTCATATTCTTCGCTTGCGATTGATCGTGCAGAATATACTACGCAGCAGACGAGAGAAGACATCGGAAGCCAAACTGAACAGACAAGTTCGGTAGAATGTTCCAGCCAATGCCAGGTTCGAACTACTGATGTCGGAGCTCAGTGTAATAACCGATATACAGTCGAATTGAGAGATTTTGGTGTGTAG
- the LOC141900382 gene encoding uncharacterized protein LOC141900382 — translation MNSAMLTSKQTASSGQEGTPKSMILPKKEQSLTVGKNRKTLQTIQPTATRSESAHKPHVKLNINPLTPKRVNVYQDPKKKAKQQESQQDADLAEAHELMVQETIPETYWKEIAEQRRAALAEALQENEKLHKSIEKLEIENSELKEMADQAEYYAGIIKTLLEEQNDSGLGSDLHVTQEEIENAPDNDSKEESDD, via the exons ATGAATTCTGCTATGCTCACCAGTAAACAAACAGCTTCAAGTGGACAGGAAGGTACACCAAAATCAATGATTCTACCTAAGAAAGAGCAG TCACTCACTGTTGgtaaaaacagaaaaacattGCAGACTATTCAACCAACAGCAACACGATCCGAATCGGCCCATAAACCACAC GTTAAACTGAATATCAATCCTCTCACGCCTAAACGTGTCAATGTTTATCAAGATCCGAAGAAAAAAGCGAAACAACAGGAATCACAACAAGATGCTGATTTAGCAGAAGCCCATGAACTGATGGTCCAAG aAACGATACCTGAAACATATTGGAAGGAAATAGCCGAACAAAGACGGGCTGCATTGGCTGAAGCTTTACAAGAGAATGAAAAG TTGCACAAGTCGATTGAAAAACTCGAAATAGAAAACTCTGAATTGAAAGAAATGGCCGACCAGGCCGAGTATTACGCCGGAATCATAAAG aCATTATTAGAAGAACAGAATGATTCGGGACTCGGTTCTGATCTTCACGTCACTCAGGAAGAGATTGAAAACGCACCTGATAACGATTCCAAGGAAGAATCAGATGATTAA